A stretch of the Candidatus Bathyarchaeota archaeon genome encodes the following:
- a CDS encoding GAF domain-containing protein, whose protein sequence is MIQICEWKFCKKECPKVRIWATLASINKTLHSLDRRKILTTALNWLNNTLKLNGCAIKLFGNEEELNLITIGAIRKNDLNGLPEPNIKNALNEPLTLKLKSSTLIVFPIICKTKVFGIIYVCPSETLTDEELSLIKELSECIGVALENERKYKIAMKNWYDAIEELWSKINVWETCEKPQERKIF, encoded by the coding sequence ATGATTCAAATTTGTGAATGGAAATTTTGCAAAAAAGAATGTCCTAAAGTTAGAATATGGGCAACATTAGCTAGTATTAATAAAACTTTACATTCCTTAGATAGACGAAAAATTCTTACAACCGCTCTTAATTGGTTAAATAATACTTTAAAACTTAATGGATGTGCTATTAAACTTTTTGGTAATGAAGAAGAATTAAATTTAATCACTATTGGTGCAATTAGAAAAAATGATCTTAATGGTTTACCAGAACCTAACATAAAAAACGCTTTAAATGAACCATTAACTTTAAAATTAAAATCTTCTACACTAATTGTTTTCCCCATAATATGTAAAACTAAAGTTTTTGGTATCATTTATGTATGTCCTAGCGAAACGCTTACAGATGAAGAATTAAGTTTGATAAAAGAATTAAGTGAATGTATTGGTGTTGCTTTAGAGAATGAAAGGAAATACAAGATAGCTATGAAGAATTGGTACGATGCTATTGAAGAACTTTGGTCTAAAATTAACGTTTGGGAAACTTGTGAAAAACCACAAGAAAGAAAAATTTTTTAA
- a CDS encoding NAD(P)H-dependent oxidoreductase subunit E: MFHKKGLSPKVETDLSLKEIEIAKKLDEIINSYVNKPGSLIMSIRKIQDLFGYVPTSALKKLSEKSKISPSELMGIVSFYHFFSTTPKGRYTIKICMGTSCYVKGGEQILNFLRKELKLEPGGTTEDGKFSLEIVRCLGCCGLSPVIAVDEKTYTRMSINKMKEVLRQY, encoded by the coding sequence ATGTTTCATAAAAAAGGCCTCTCTCCAAAAGTTGAAACTGATCTTAGTTTAAAGGAAATAGAAATAGCAAAAAAACTAGATGAAATAATCAATAGTTATGTTAATAAACCCGGCTCATTAATAATGAGTATAAGAAAAATTCAAGATTTGTTTGGTTATGTTCCTACATCAGCATTGAAGAAACTCTCAGAAAAATCTAAAATTTCTCCAAGTGAATTAATGGGAATAGTAAGTTTCTATCACTTTTTTTCCACCACACCTAAAGGACGTTATACAATTAAAATTTGTATGGGAACATCCTGTTATGTGAAGGGTGGTGAACAAATATTAAATTTTCTTAGGAAGGAACTTAAGTTGGAACCAGGTGGAACAACTGAAGATGGCAAATTTTCATTAGAAATTGTGCGCTGTTTAGGATGTTGTGGTCTTTCACCGGTTATAGCTGTTGATGAAAAAACCTATACACGAATGAGTATAAATAAAATGAAGGAGGTTTTAAGGCAGTATTGA
- a CDS encoding FAD-dependent oxidoreductase: MQRKLQSINDFNNLRKKILTQIALDKRLKVKVHLGTCGLSAGALEVWKKFNEEIISRKLEDKIALSKAGCIGFCSLEPNVTIYDPFINKSVIYKEVTPEKVQEIIDAHLMHKHPIENYIINESDQYLRFQVRRILRNQDIDPMNIEDYIARDGYLALIKVLTEMSPEDVINEVERSGLRGRGGAGFKTGLKWKFARAAKGEEKYVVCNADEGDPGAYMNRAVLEGNPHSVIEGLAIAGYAIGAKQGYIYVRAEYPLAVETLEHAIKQAREYGLLGKNILGTNFDFDIGICLGAGAFVCGEETALIASLMGKRGSPRPRPPFPAEKGLLNKPTVINNVETLSIIPSILLYGAEWFKKVGSEKSPGTKTFCLVGKIRNSGIVEVPLGTPLGKIVFDIGGGPRNKKKFKAVLIGGPSGGCLSTEHLNVPVEYETIDTFGAIMGSGGLVVLDEDDCMVDIARFFLEFTKDESCGKCTPCRAGIPQMLEILDKIRYGKGTLEDLNRLEELAIMIKTTSLCGLGQTAPNPVLTTLRYFRNEYEAHVKEKRCPAVVCQALFKSPCQHACPVNLNIPGYISLIKEGRIEDAYKLIKQRLPFPSICGRVCHAPCEKKCRRSQIDEPMAIKYLKKFVADWAIEKNITYTPPILKKKNTKVAVIGAGPAGLTCAYYLAIYGYDVVVFESSNAAGGILRWGIPEYRLPKKILQKELQELEKLGIKIMLNSRVENIDELFSKGFKAIFIAIGASKSVKLNIPGENLQGVYDALEFLKKVNSNEEVSLGKKVAIIGGGNAAIDSARVALRKGAEVHLFYRREKKDMPAIEEEIEAAEKEGVKIHCLTTPIEIIGENGKVKAIKLIRMSLGEFDKSARKVAYPIPGSEFIFEVDNVIKAVGQAPDTSFLQKQNLKLTKEGWVLVDSQTMATSRIGVFAGGDIVTGPATVIEAIAAGIKAATSIIKFLEGEETKIDQLEIIKIPSTPPSDDEIIEKPRIEPVKLPLLNAIKNFDEVIKNYSFDMAVKEAKRCLRCDLEVK; this comes from the coding sequence ATGCAGCGAAAATTGCAATCTATTAATGATTTTAATAATCTTAGGAAAAAAATCCTTACACAAATTGCTCTTGATAAAAGATTAAAAGTAAAAGTTCATCTTGGAACATGCGGTCTTTCTGCAGGCGCTTTAGAAGTATGGAAAAAATTTAATGAAGAAATAATTTCTAGAAAACTTGAAGATAAAATTGCTCTTTCAAAAGCTGGTTGTATAGGTTTCTGCAGTTTAGAACCAAATGTAACTATATACGATCCGTTCATAAATAAAAGTGTAATCTATAAAGAGGTAACACCTGAGAAAGTTCAAGAAATAATAGACGCTCATTTAATGCATAAACATCCTATTGAAAATTACATTATAAATGAATCTGATCAATATTTAAGATTTCAAGTGAGAAGAATTCTTAGAAATCAAGATATTGATCCAATGAATATAGAGGATTATATTGCTCGAGATGGATATCTAGCTCTTATAAAAGTTTTAACTGAAATGTCTCCTGAAGATGTAATAAATGAAGTGGAGCGTTCAGGACTTAGAGGAAGAGGGGGAGCAGGTTTCAAAACAGGTTTAAAATGGAAATTTGCAAGAGCTGCTAAAGGAGAGGAAAAGTATGTAGTTTGCAATGCGGATGAAGGTGATCCAGGCGCATATATGAACCGCGCTGTTTTAGAGGGGAATCCCCATTCAGTGATAGAAGGTTTAGCTATAGCTGGGTATGCGATAGGAGCAAAGCAAGGATACATATACGTTAGAGCTGAATATCCCTTAGCTGTAGAAACTTTAGAACATGCAATAAAGCAAGCTAGGGAGTATGGTTTATTAGGAAAAAACATACTTGGAACAAACTTTGATTTTGATATAGGTATTTGTCTTGGAGCAGGAGCATTTGTTTGCGGTGAAGAAACAGCTTTAATAGCTTCATTAATGGGCAAAAGAGGTTCTCCTAGACCAAGACCTCCGTTTCCAGCTGAGAAAGGGCTTTTAAATAAACCTACTGTAATTAATAATGTTGAAACCTTATCAATTATCCCTTCCATTTTACTATATGGAGCAGAATGGTTTAAAAAAGTTGGAAGTGAAAAAAGTCCTGGAACTAAAACCTTCTGTTTAGTTGGTAAAATTCGAAATAGCGGTATAGTTGAAGTACCTTTGGGAACCCCCCTTGGAAAAATAGTGTTTGACATTGGTGGAGGACCAAGAAACAAAAAAAAGTTTAAAGCTGTATTAATTGGTGGTCCATCTGGAGGTTGCCTTTCAACTGAACATTTAAATGTTCCGGTTGAGTATGAGACAATAGATACATTCGGTGCAATAATGGGTTCTGGTGGTCTTGTAGTCCTAGATGAAGATGATTGCATGGTTGACATTGCAAGATTTTTCCTTGAATTTACTAAGGATGAATCATGTGGAAAATGCACGCCATGTAGAGCTGGAATACCTCAAATGCTTGAAATTCTAGATAAAATTCGATATGGAAAAGGAACTTTAGAAGATTTAAACCGTCTAGAAGAATTAGCTATAATGATTAAAACTACATCACTTTGTGGGCTCGGTCAAACAGCACCAAATCCTGTGCTAACAACTCTACGTTACTTTAGAAATGAATATGAAGCTCATGTGAAAGAAAAAAGATGCCCTGCTGTAGTTTGTCAAGCTTTATTTAAATCTCCATGTCAGCATGCTTGTCCAGTAAATCTTAACATACCAGGTTATATATCACTAATTAAGGAGGGAAGAATTGAAGACGCCTATAAACTAATAAAGCAACGTTTACCATTTCCTTCAATTTGTGGAAGAGTATGTCATGCACCTTGCGAAAAGAAATGTCGACGCAGTCAAATAGATGAACCTATGGCCATAAAATACCTGAAAAAATTTGTAGCTGATTGGGCTATAGAGAAAAACATAACTTACACTCCTCCAATTTTAAAGAAGAAAAATACAAAAGTAGCTGTAATTGGAGCTGGACCTGCTGGATTAACTTGTGCATACTATTTAGCAATATATGGATATGATGTTGTAGTGTTTGAATCTTCAAATGCTGCTGGTGGAATATTAAGATGGGGTATTCCAGAATATCGTCTACCTAAAAAAATCCTTCAAAAGGAGCTACAGGAATTAGAAAAGCTCGGCATTAAAATAATGCTTAACTCTCGAGTGGAAAATATAGACGAATTATTTTCGAAAGGATTTAAAGCAATCTTCATTGCTATAGGAGCATCTAAAAGCGTAAAACTCAACATACCTGGAGAAAATCTACAAGGCGTTTATGATGCACTTGAATTTCTTAAAAAAGTAAACTCTAATGAAGAAGTTAGTTTAGGAAAAAAGGTTGCTATAATAGGTGGTGGAAACGCAGCAATAGATTCAGCAAGAGTAGCCCTTAGAAAAGGTGCGGAAGTTCACTTGTTTTATCGTCGTGAAAAGAAAGATATGCCTGCAATTGAAGAGGAGATAGAAGCCGCGGAAAAAGAGGGAGTAAAAATCCACTGTTTAACAACTCCAATAGAGATAATTGGAGAGAATGGGAAAGTAAAAGCTATTAAATTAATTCGCATGAGTTTAGGAGAGTTTGATAAATCTGCAAGAAAAGTAGCTTACCCGATCCCAGGTTCAGAATTCATATTTGAGGTGGATAATGTTATTAAAGCTGTAGGTCAAGCGCCAGACACATCGTTTCTACAGAAACAAAATTTAAAATTAACAAAAGAAGGTTGGGTTTTAGTGGATTCACAAACAATGGCTACTAGTCGTATAGGAGTGTTTGCAGGTGGTGATATTGTAACTGGACCTGCTACAGTTATAGAAGCAATAGCAGCAGGTATAAAAGCTGCAACATCTATTATAAAATTCCTCGAGGGTGAAGAAACCAAAATTGATCAACTCGAAATTATTAAAATACCTTCAACACCCCCTTCAGATGATGAAATAATTGAGAAACCTAGGATTGAACCAGTAAAATTGCCTTTACTCAATGCTATAAAAAATTTTGATGAAGTAATTAAAAATTATAGTTTTGATATGGCCGTGAAAGAAGCTAAAAGATGTTTAAGATGCGACCTTGAAGTTAAATAA
- a CDS encoding molybdopterin-dependent oxidoreductase, whose protein sequence is MKEIILKIDGKEVKGKEGDTILDVCKANGIYIPTLCYLEGLTPYGGCRLCVVEIEGEKKLHTACTYPAKNGLIVKTNTEMLNNYRKKIIELLFAEKNHYCMFCEKSGNCELQELAYKFKLYNLSLPMLNPKLHVDATGKYFAIDHNRCVLCSRCIRACDEIVGLHVLDFSERGNRTFVAADFKDPIGNSSCIECGLCMQVCPTGAIFDKVSSYKFNVNECQKITTVCQQCSIGCPITLFIKDGKILRCEGVDLRNPKVQLCRVGRFDILYRNNIRILTPMIRKNGKLKKCSIEEALTLIIDKINSLTNKKNILCLISGIYPNNILEAFVKFAIETLGSIYVDSTDGYWCRVISQSLRTSPRNVECQIEDIQKADCILIVDVNFKVQNPLHSLVRKAARFNNAKVIFIGSAENHFVNIADIWIKTDSSIENRLLEILLNAINGDEKELKHPKITYEKPEDLHLAANLVNKAKHCIIVYGENLVKLGGTKTVNLIYETARKHDNINVVPLGPYLNSMDAQRFKIVNNLGFTNYNEVELAYLLLGDDDSFILPKFIEPNFLIVQSAYYSKIAMMADLIIPATTWLERDEKVKNLEKPHGIIDEKSFITKLLIKLTGNSLDEQIKREVKK, encoded by the coding sequence TTGAAAGAAATAATTTTAAAAATTGATGGTAAAGAGGTTAAAGGAAAAGAAGGAGATACAATTCTTGATGTTTGTAAAGCAAATGGTATTTATATCCCAACTTTATGCTATTTAGAGGGTTTAACGCCTTATGGTGGATGTAGACTTTGTGTAGTTGAAATTGAAGGAGAAAAAAAGTTACATACTGCTTGCACATACCCAGCTAAGAATGGGTTAATTGTTAAAACCAACACTGAAATGCTTAATAATTATCGCAAAAAAATAATTGAGCTTTTATTTGCTGAAAAAAATCATTACTGTATGTTTTGCGAGAAAAGTGGCAACTGTGAATTACAAGAATTAGCATATAAATTTAAATTGTATAATCTTTCTTTACCAATGCTTAATCCAAAACTACATGTAGATGCAACTGGTAAATATTTTGCTATAGATCATAATCGTTGTGTGCTTTGCAGTCGATGTATAAGAGCATGTGATGAAATAGTTGGGTTACATGTTTTAGATTTTTCTGAAAGGGGAAATAGAACTTTTGTTGCAGCAGATTTTAAGGATCCTATTGGTAATTCTAGTTGTATTGAATGTGGCTTGTGTATGCAGGTTTGTCCTACAGGAGCTATATTTGATAAAGTTTCATCATATAAGTTTAATGTTAATGAATGTCAAAAAATTACTACAGTTTGTCAACAATGTAGTATAGGTTGCCCAATTACACTTTTTATTAAAGATGGTAAAATACTAAGATGTGAAGGTGTTGATTTAAGGAATCCAAAAGTTCAATTATGCAGGGTTGGACGCTTTGATATATTATATCGAAATAACATTAGAATCTTAACACCTATGATTAGAAAAAATGGGAAGCTTAAGAAATGCTCTATTGAAGAAGCATTAACATTGATTATAGATAAAATTAATTCGTTAACCAATAAGAAAAATATTCTATGTTTAATTTCTGGAATATATCCAAACAATATTCTTGAGGCTTTTGTGAAATTTGCAATTGAAACTTTAGGTTCAATTTACGTAGATTCAACAGATGGTTATTGGTGTAGAGTTATTTCTCAAAGTTTAAGAACCTCCCCTAGAAATGTAGAATGCCAAATTGAAGATATTCAAAAAGCTGATTGTATATTAATTGTTGATGTTAATTTTAAAGTTCAAAATCCTCTTCATTCATTAGTTAGAAAAGCAGCTCGCTTTAATAATGCTAAAGTAATTTTTATTGGTTCTGCTGAAAACCACTTCGTAAATATAGCGGATATATGGATTAAAACTGATTCTTCAATTGAAAATCGTTTATTAGAAATATTGTTGAATGCGATTAATGGTGATGAAAAAGAGCTTAAACATCCAAAAATTACCTATGAAAAACCGGAGGATCTACACTTAGCGGCTAACTTAGTTAATAAAGCTAAGCACTGCATAATTGTTTATGGTGAAAATTTAGTTAAATTAGGTGGAACAAAAACTGTAAATTTAATATATGAAACTGCTAGAAAACATGATAATATTAATGTAGTTCCTTTAGGCCCATACTTAAATAGTATGGATGCTCAACGTTTTAAAATTGTAAATAATCTAGGATTCACTAACTATAATGAAGTAGAATTAGCATATCTACTCCTTGGTGATGATGACTCTTTTATTTTACCAAAGTTTATAGAGCCAAACTTTTTAATAGTTCAAAGTGCTTACTACTCTAAAATAGCAATGATGGCTGATTTAATTATTCCAGCAACTACATGGCTTGAAAGAGATGAAAAAGTTAAAAATTTAGAGAAACCACATGGAATTATAGATGAAAAATCATTTATTACTAAACTTTTAATAAAGTTAACTGGAAACTCGCTTGATGAACAAATTAAAAGAGAGGTTAAAAAATGA
- a CDS encoding NADP oxidoreductase, whose translation MKKISTIWLGGCSGCHMSLLDIDEKLIELTSEAKIVKSTPIVDIKNFPQADIGIVEGAVATKEDEENLKKIRECCKILVAIGDCACFGGITSYRNLFEKEEVLQRVFIESESVEKGKIPQSKFVPPILEKVKPINAVVTVDCYIPGCPPNAKVIFYALKELLTGRIPVLPSEMVSFE comes from the coding sequence ATGAAGAAAATTTCAACAATATGGTTAGGCGGCTGCTCTGGATGCCACATGTCTTTATTAGATATAGATGAAAAATTAATTGAGTTAACCAGTGAAGCGAAGATCGTGAAATCTACACCTATAGTGGATATAAAGAATTTTCCTCAAGCAGATATAGGAATCGTGGAAGGAGCTGTTGCAACGAAAGAGGATGAGGAAAATTTAAAAAAAATTCGGGAATGCTGCAAAATTTTAGTTGCTATCGGAGATTGTGCTTGCTTTGGAGGTATAACTTCTTATCGTAACCTTTTTGAAAAAGAAGAAGTTTTACAAAGAGTGTTTATCGAAAGTGAAAGCGTTGAAAAAGGTAAAATTCCTCAATCAAAATTTGTCCCGCCTATTTTAGAAAAAGTTAAACCTATTAATGCTGTTGTTACTGTTGATTGTTATATTCCAGGCTGCCCTCCAAATGCTAAAGTAATATTTTATGCTCTTAAAGAGTTACTAACCGGAAGGATACCTGTTTTACCCAGTGAAATGGTGAGTTTTGAGTAA
- a CDS encoding Ni/Fe hydrogenase subunit alpha: MVKEIIENEKLYESLILKKEVEVPVTRIEGHGKVVVTLNEHGNVVDTKFIVTQLRGFEKFCEGRLMWEMPVITSRICGICPVSHHLASAKAVDAILGIDIPVTAKKLRLLLHMGQIIQSHALSLFYLSMPDLILGYDYNIEKRNIIGLLEKKPELAKKGIELRKFGQTIIETLAGRRVHPKYAIPGGVNKALETEEKEFLRKQIDEKINHVESCIEIVKSLCSTQEDKIPITTYFMGLISKNNELEFYDGNIRIKNQKGDVVKDFNPSTYLSIIGERVEDWSYLKFPYYKEAGFPNGSLMVGPLARLNIADKISTPLAEEEFKEFQKLKENGVVNSVIYYHYARIIEMLHAVETVKNLLEDEEVCSKDIWINSIEVKNPEGIGVIEAPRGTLIHHYWVNNDGVIIKLNLIVATVFNNIGMNLAVKEVATKNIKNFKVNEGILNRIEAAIRCFDPCLSCSTHTFGQMPLIIQVISTDGKIIKEITRN, translated from the coding sequence ATGGTGAAGGAAATAATTGAAAATGAAAAACTATATGAATCATTAATTCTTAAAAAAGAAGTAGAAGTGCCTGTAACTAGAATTGAGGGACATGGTAAAGTAGTTGTTACATTAAATGAGCATGGAAATGTTGTTGATACTAAATTTATAGTTACTCAACTGAGAGGATTTGAAAAGTTTTGTGAAGGTCGATTAATGTGGGAAATGCCTGTAATAACCTCTAGAATTTGTGGTATATGTCCTGTAAGCCATCATTTAGCATCAGCAAAAGCTGTTGATGCAATTTTAGGTATAGATATACCTGTAACAGCAAAGAAATTACGTTTATTACTTCATATGGGTCAAATAATTCAATCTCATGCTTTAAGCTTATTTTATCTTTCAATGCCAGATTTAATCCTTGGATATGACTATAATATTGAAAAAAGAAATATAATTGGGTTACTTGAAAAAAAACCTGAATTAGCTAAAAAAGGAATTGAGCTTAGAAAATTCGGTCAAACAATAATTGAAACTTTAGCTGGAAGAAGAGTTCATCCAAAATACGCGATACCTGGAGGAGTTAATAAAGCGCTTGAAACTGAAGAAAAAGAATTTTTAAGAAAACAAATAGATGAAAAAATTAACCATGTAGAATCATGTATTGAAATTGTTAAATCTTTATGCTCAACTCAAGAAGATAAAATTCCAATAACAACTTATTTTATGGGTTTAATAAGTAAAAATAATGAGTTAGAATTTTATGACGGTAATATTAGAATAAAAAATCAAAAAGGTGATGTTGTTAAAGATTTTAACCCATCTACCTACCTATCTATTATAGGTGAAAGAGTAGAAGATTGGTCTTATCTGAAATTCCCATATTACAAAGAAGCTGGCTTCCCAAATGGTTCATTAATGGTTGGACCCCTTGCAAGACTTAATATTGCAGATAAAATTTCAACACCTTTAGCTGAAGAAGAATTTAAAGAATTTCAAAAACTTAAAGAAAATGGAGTTGTTAATAGCGTCATATATTATCATTATGCTAGAATCATAGAAATGCTTCATGCAGTTGAAACCGTAAAAAACCTCTTAGAAGATGAGGAAGTATGCTCAAAAGACATATGGATTAACTCTATTGAAGTTAAAAATCCTGAAGGAATTGGCGTTATAGAAGCGCCAAGAGGAACTCTCATTCATCACTACTGGGTAAACAATGATGGAGTTATAATTAAATTAAATCTCATAGTTGCAACAGTCTTTAACAATATAGGAATGAATCTAGCAGTTAAAGAAGTAGCAACTAAAAATATTAAAAACTTCAAAGTTAATGAAGGGATATTAAATCGTATAGAAGCTGCTATAAGATGTTTTGATCCATGCTTATCTTGCTCTACGCATACTTTTGGCCAAATGCCCTTAATAATTCAAGTTATATCCACGGATGGAAAAATTATTAAAGAAATTACACGAAATTAA
- a CDS encoding 50S ribosome-binding GTPase translates to MEKRRRMKFKPGSKSKTAWFRVKKVLEKANIVIEVLDARDPLGTKSLELESYIKSFNKKFILVLNKIDLVPKNIIEKWIKYFKSLGYIVASINAKNKKDVEKLKNKVKKLVKDKTVILAVVGYPNVGKSTLINSFKGRYVAETSPVPGFTKGEKLVKIDENFFIFDTPGVLPLKKLSFIDLAIKGFIPPEKIRNPLTPALTLLNEILNEKPQILEETYKIKVNDSYEALKLLAAKRGFLLKNGELNIDEASRVILRDWQSGKLKFYKIPKSLLNN, encoded by the coding sequence ATGGAAAAAAGAAGGAGAATGAAGTTTAAACCTGGAAGCAAAAGTAAAACTGCTTGGTTTAGAGTTAAAAAAGTATTAGAAAAAGCAAATATTGTAATTGAAGTTTTAGATGCTCGTGACCCTTTAGGTACAAAAAGCTTAGAGCTAGAAAGTTATATTAAATCTTTCAATAAGAAGTTTATTTTAGTATTAAACAAAATTGATCTTGTTCCAAAGAATATTATTGAAAAATGGATTAAATATTTTAAATCTCTCGGTTATATTGTTGCTTCAATTAATGCTAAGAATAAAAAAGATGTAGAAAAACTAAAAAATAAAGTTAAAAAATTAGTTAAAGATAAAACTGTAATTTTAGCTGTTGTAGGTTACCCAAACGTTGGTAAATCAACTTTAATAAACAGTTTTAAAGGGCGTTATGTAGCTGAAACCTCACCTGTACCTGGATTTACTAAAGGAGAAAAACTTGTGAAAATAGATGAAAACTTTTTTATTTTTGATACACCTGGTGTTTTGCCATTAAAAAAACTTAGTTTTATCGATCTTGCTATTAAAGGTTTTATTCCTCCTGAGAAAATCAGAAACCCCTTAACACCAGCATTAACACTTTTAAATGAAATATTAAATGAAAAACCTCAAATTTTAGAAGAAACCTATAAAATCAAAGTTAACGACTCTTATGAAGCTTTAAAACTTTTAGCTGCTAAAAGAGGTTTTTTACTTAAGAATGGGGAATTAAATATTGATGAAGCTTCAAGAGTTATTTTACGTGATTGGCAATCAGGAAAACTAAAGTTTTATAAAATTCCTAAAAGTTTATTAAACAATTAA
- a CDS encoding helix-turn-helix domain-containing protein — translation MIDKKYSIEVNSEAKIIEVKFASAINFDMVEETLNQLKNYIAENYSIKLIGYINKDYNYIKAFMLALSLFGNEKRIIFENKAKFRKAERKLLKKQMQELRREGYKAKQISEKLGVPLKTIYRWFNEETIKP, via the coding sequence ATGATTGATAAAAAATACTCGATTGAAGTTAACTCTGAAGCAAAAATAATTGAAGTTAAGTTTGCTTCAGCTATAAACTTTGATATGGTAGAGGAAACGCTAAACCAATTGAAAAACTATATTGCAGAAAACTACTCTATTAAACTAATAGGTTACATCAATAAGGATTACAATTATATTAAAGCTTTCATGCTTGCTCTTTCATTATTCGGTAATGAAAAACGCATAATCTTCGAAAATAAAGCAAAATTTAGAAAAGCTGAAAGAAAACTATTAAAAAAACAAATGCAAGAGCTAAGAAGAGAAGGATATAAAGCTAAGCAAATATCAGAAAAATTAGGTGTACCTTTAAAAACCATTTATAGATGGTTTAATGAAGAAACAATAAAACCTTAA
- a CDS encoding ATP/GTP-binding protein → MVTLQIMILGSAGAGKTSLTAKFGNWLSEEGFKVIYVNLDPGCISLPYQPNFDIRKYFTIEELMRKEDLGPNGAMIKASELMQENIKKILSEIEEFKGDFMLIDTPGQSEIFVFRPAGPFIAKEFSLKAPTIGVYLIDPFLAETPSSLTSAFSLALASQLRLGIPLILVLNKADEVKNDDLEKMISNYDYLKEKVIQENIGAIKDLAIKLIEALKNLAFAQRIVKVSAKTGEGMLYLFDLIHESLCECGDLT, encoded by the coding sequence ATGGTTACGCTTCAAATAATGATTTTAGGTTCTGCAGGTGCAGGAAAAACAAGTTTAACAGCTAAATTTGGTAATTGGTTGAGTGAAGAGGGATTTAAAGTTATTTATGTGAATTTAGATCCAGGATGCATTTCTTTACCTTATCAACCAAATTTCGATATAAGAAAATACTTTACTATAGAGGAGCTTATGAGGAAAGAGGATTTGGGACCTAATGGAGCTATGATTAAAGCTTCAGAGTTAATGCAAGAAAACATTAAAAAAATTTTAAGTGAAATTGAAGAGTTTAAAGGTGATTTCATGCTTATCGATACGCCTGGGCAAAGTGAAATATTTGTTTTTAGACCTGCAGGCCCATTTATAGCAAAAGAATTTAGTTTAAAAGCGCCTACTATAGGTGTTTACCTTATTGATCCTTTTTTAGCTGAAACCCCTTCAAGTTTAACTTCAGCTTTTTCTTTAGCTTTAGCTTCTCAACTTAGATTAGGAATACCGCTTATTTTAGTTCTTAATAAAGCAGATGAAGTTAAAAATGACGATTTAGAAAAAATGATTTCAAACTATGATTATTTAAAAGAAAAAGTTATTCAAGAAAATATAGGAGCCATAAAAGATTTAGCAATAAAATTAATTGAAGCTTTGAAAAACTTGGCTTTTGCTCAAAGAATAGTTAAAGTTTCAGCTAAAACAGGTGAAGGGATGCTTTACCTTTTTGATTTAATTCATGAAAGCCTTTGTGAATGCGGAGATTTAACTTGA